One window of the Diospyros lotus cultivar Yz01 chromosome 12, ASM1463336v1, whole genome shotgun sequence genome contains the following:
- the LOC127786569 gene encoding LOB domain-containing protein 29-like gives MTGSGSPCGACKFLRRKCARGCVFAPYFCHEQGPTHFAAIHKVFGASNVSKLLSHLPVSDRCEAAVTISYEAQARLQDPIYGCVSQIFALQQQVVHLQAQLASLKEQAARSIINGSTSTANPSEAFSGKFPYAQDVQSWFQSENSSMVPQFSPSLNFGNTAITENQLLNPNFMGNYDQNQIKQENASIGSFEEASHSMDSLDVQTNIRQWPFQDDADELQSLVFGYIQHY, from the exons ATGACTGGCTCTGGTTCTCCTTGTGGTGCTTGTAAGTTTTTGAGAAGGAAATGTGCTAGGGGATGTGTCTTTGCCCCTTATTTTTGCCATGAACAAGGTCCCACCCATTTTGCAGCCATCCATAAGGTTTTTGGAGCAAGTAATGTCTCCAAGCTCCTTTCTCACCTTCCCGTGAGCGATCGATGCGAGGCTGCAGTCACAATCTCTTATGAAGCTCAAGCCAGGCTTCAAGATCCAATTTATGGTTGTGTCTCTCAAATTTTCGCTCTTCAGCAACAG GTTGTTCATCTACAAGCCCAACTAGCTTCTCTGAAAGAGCAGGCGGCTAGGAGCATTATAAATGGCTCCACCAGTACTGCAAACCCTAGTGAAGCATTCAGTGGAAAATTCCCTTATGCCCAAGATGTCCAAAGCTGGTTCCAGTCAGAAAATTCAAGCATGGTGCCACAATTCAGCCCCAGCTTGAATTTTGGCAACACTGCGATTACCGAAAACCAGCTGCTCAATCCCAACTTCATGGGGAATTATGATCAAAATCAGATCAAGCAAGAAAATGCCTCAATTGGTAGCTTTGAAGAGGCCTCTCACTCCATGGACTCCCTTGATGTGCAAACAAACATCAGGCAGTGGCCTTTCCAGGATGATGCAGATGAGCTACAGTCTCTGGTATTTGGCTATATTCAGCATTATTAG